One part of the Pseudopipra pipra isolate bDixPip1 chromosome 3, bDixPip1.hap1, whole genome shotgun sequence genome encodes these proteins:
- the PLAGL1 gene encoding zinc finger protein PLAGL1 isoform X1 — MSTDLLWCEDCGRSLVGECKLHGPLIRAKDRVIPSRARLTLPHYLTLRVLELQAGNQQILGVFAKKVIQKRTQFGPYVGQLSTKLTCYDESRLVLQVLKDGGKYFLDTPNEDCGNWMMFVRLARNQEEQTLVAYQHCGEVYFTTVKPIEPHTELKVWYAADYAKFMEASAVFIKEESDVCPLPPVAKEPVDPWICSSCGSTFATFALLESHQCIHKDRVLPTRFRPPNKLGPVKAKSKLKGKLRGASLGKSITQCFGTISCSSAAKFSCASSGSTCDALVRFIPKWRNGRSSLLKGKEVKQPDSYPCRLCGKIFDSFDKLTVHTYTHKGERPYKCSQHGCTKAFISKYKLLRHSATHSPQKSHQCGYCEKTFHRKDHLKNHLQTHDPNKMAFKCEECGKKYNTKLGYKRHLALHAATSGDLTCRVCAQEFGGTEVLLEHLKSHAGKPAGNMKEKKHKCDHCERHFYTRKDVRRHMVVHTGCKDFLCQFCAQRFGRKDHLTRHTRKTHPQELLKSRLQNSDSVGLLDQLFSYRLKEDASMLSPLPERVPVQNDIVNSSESEEYNCSHLHSQPSLQTALPLEPSPHLQRMGCADSLPAVHPTPCSTAVPTNLNLHQPNKYDLSSTSLAAGSLKNLPIKVDVKGYNVHLLEDLPLPEPQSLHKISMEEASSGPVGDTNKYPVHKETEAATETTSLPFMDLTHVMSFWQLPPGDNQNTIGDFTMAFGPEEPSHRLNGLGQQQGLQLATGGMALNQLHHFPRSFPSTTNSVTLPHFHHAFK; from the exons GGTGTGAGGATTGTGGTAGAAGCCTTGTAGGAGAATGCAAACTCCACGGACCACTCATCAGGGCTAAAGATAGGGTTATTCCCAGCCGAGCCCGTCTCACCCTACCTCACTACCTCACTTTGCGAGTGTTGGAGCTGCAAGCTGGAAACCAGCAGA TCCTTGGTGTATTTGCAAAGAAAGTAATACAGAAGAGAACACAGTTTGGTCCTTATGTTGGTCAACTGTCTACAAAACTGACCTGCTATGATGAGAGCAGGCTAGTCCTGCAG GTATTGAAAGATGGAGGGAAGTACTTTCTGGACACTCCCAATGAAGACTGTGGAAACTGGATGATGTTTGTCCGGCTAGCCCGGAACCAAGAAGAACAGACCCTTGTGGCTTATCAGCACTGTGGAGAAGTTTACTTCACAACAGTTAAG CCAATTGAACCCCACACAGAACTGAAAGTATGGTATGCTGCCGATTATGCCAAGTTTATGGAAGCTTCCGCAGTCTTCATTAAAGAAGAATCAGATGTCTGTCCTTTGCCTCCAGTAGCA AAAGAGCCTGTAGACCCTTGGATATGCTCCAGTTGTGGAAGCACTTTTGCAACTTTTGCTCTGCTGGAATCTCACCAGTGCATCCATAAAGACCGAGTCCTTCCTACGAGGTTCAGACCACCAAATAAATTGGGACctgtaaaagcaaaaagcaaactCAAAGGGAAACTGAGAGGAGCGTCATTAGGCAAAAGCATTACTCAGTGCTTTGGGACCATTTCCTGTTCCTCTGCTGCGAAGTTTAGCTGTGCCAGCTCAGGAAGCACTTGTGATGCTCTTGTGAGGTTTATACCTAAATGGAGAAATGGTCGGTCTTCACtgctgaagggaaaagaagtgAAGCAGCCAGACAGTTACCCTTGCCGACTCTGTGGGAAGATATTTGATTCCTTTGACAAGCTCACGGTCCACACTTACACGCACAAAGGGGAGCGCCCCTACAAGTGTTCACAGCACGGATGCACAAAAGCCTTCATTTCCAAATATAAACTGCTCAG GCACTCTGCTACTCATTCTCCACAGAAATCTCACCAATGTGGCTACTGTGAAAAGACCTTTCACAGGAAAGACCATCTAAAGAATCACCTTCAGACTCATGACCCTAACAAGATGGCCTTCAAGTGTGAAGAGTGTGGCAAGAAGTACAACACCAAGCTAGGCTATAAGAGACACTTGGCTCTTCACGCTGCCACCAGTGGGGACCTTACCTGTAGGGTATGTGCCCAAGAGTTTGGCGGTACTGAGGTTCTGTTGGAACATCTCAAAAGTCATGCAGGGAAACCAGCTGGCaatatgaaggaaaagaaacataaatgtGACCACTGTGAGCGTCACTTCTATACCCGCAAAGATGTGCGGCGTCACATGGTGGTTCACACAGGCTGTAAAGACTTTCTGTGTCAGTTTTGTGCCCAAAGGTTTGGGCGGAAGGACCACTTGACACGCCATACCAGGAAGACTCATCCACAGGAACTGCTAAAGAGCAGGTTGCAGAACAGTGACTCAGTGGGTCTCCTTGACCAGCTTTTTTCATACAGACTGAAGGAAGATGCCAGCATGCTGTCCCCTCTTCCTGAAAGGGTCCCTGTGCAGAATGATATTGTGAATAGTTCAGAATCAGAGGAATACAACTGTTCACATCTTCATTCCCAACCAAGCTTACAAACTGCTCTTCCTCTTGAACCTTCTCCTCACTTGCAAAGGATGGGCTGTGCAGACAGCCTTCCAGCTGTCCATCCCACACCATGTTCAACAGCCGTCCCTACCAACCTGAACCTTCATCAGCCTAATAAATATGACCTTAGTTCTACCTCACTTGCAGCAGGATCCCTCAAGAATCTACCAATAAAAGTGGATGTTAAAGGTTACAATGTACATCTTCTCGAGGACCTGCCGTTACCAGAACCTCAGTCTCTTCACAAAATCAGTATGGAAGAAGCTTCCTCAGGGCCTGTAGGGGATACTAACAAGTACCCAGTGCACAAAGAGACAGAGGCAGCAACTGAAACTACAAGTCTGCCTTTCATGGATCTCACTCATGTGATGAGTTTCTGGCAGCTCCCACCAGGGGACAACCAGAACACTATTGGGGACTTCACAATGGCATTTGGCCCAGAGGAACCATCACACAGGCTGAATGGCCTTGGCCAACAGCAAGGTCTTCAGCTAGCAACTGGTGGGATGGCCCTAAACCAGCTGCATCATTTTCCTCGCTCCTTTCCATCCACTACAAATTCTGTAACCTTGCCTCATTTTCACCATGCCTTCAAGTAA
- the ZC2HC1B gene encoding zinc finger C2HC domain-containing protein 1B isoform X1 has protein sequence MNPDYIQCPHCSQRFREAAAQRHMEFSEEQTVYHAAKTTGQASDKQPLTQRKTPTLTPAVLSLLERVQKGANTDKPSLEISLEILKKTAKCWGVSTGKNSSGKFGPQMDNRR, from the exons ATGAATCCAG ACTATATTCAGTGTCCACACTGCTCACAGAGGTTTCGtgaggctgcagcacagaggcacaTGGAGTTTTCTGAAGAACAAACTGTCTACCATGCTGCAAAGACCACTGGACAGGCTTCG GACAAGCAGCCATTGACTCAGAGGAAAACTCCAACATTAACACCTGCTGTGTTATCGCTTCTGGAGAGAGTACAaaaaggtgccaacacagaCAAACCTAGCCTAG AGATCTCTTTagaaatactgaagaaaactgcaaaatgtTGGGGTGTATCTACTGGGAAAAATTCTTCAGGAAAGTTTGg ACCACAAATGGACAACAGAAGATAG
- the PLAGL1 gene encoding zinc finger protein PLAGL1 isoform X2: MMFVRLARNQEEQTLVAYQHCGEVYFTTVKPIEPHTELKVWYAADYAKFMEASAVFIKEESDVCPLPPVAKEPVDPWICSSCGSTFATFALLESHQCIHKDRVLPTRFRPPNKLGPVKAKSKLKGKLRGASLGKSITQCFGTISCSSAAKFSCASSGSTCDALVRFIPKWRNGRSSLLKGKEVKQPDSYPCRLCGKIFDSFDKLTVHTYTHKGERPYKCSQHGCTKAFISKYKLLRHSATHSPQKSHQCGYCEKTFHRKDHLKNHLQTHDPNKMAFKCEECGKKYNTKLGYKRHLALHAATSGDLTCRVCAQEFGGTEVLLEHLKSHAGKPAGNMKEKKHKCDHCERHFYTRKDVRRHMVVHTGCKDFLCQFCAQRFGRKDHLTRHTRKTHPQELLKSRLQNSDSVGLLDQLFSYRLKEDASMLSPLPERVPVQNDIVNSSESEEYNCSHLHSQPSLQTALPLEPSPHLQRMGCADSLPAVHPTPCSTAVPTNLNLHQPNKYDLSSTSLAAGSLKNLPIKVDVKGYNVHLLEDLPLPEPQSLHKISMEEASSGPVGDTNKYPVHKETEAATETTSLPFMDLTHVMSFWQLPPGDNQNTIGDFTMAFGPEEPSHRLNGLGQQQGLQLATGGMALNQLHHFPRSFPSTTNSVTLPHFHHAFK, translated from the exons ATGATGTTTGTCCGGCTAGCCCGGAACCAAGAAGAACAGACCCTTGTGGCTTATCAGCACTGTGGAGAAGTTTACTTCACAACAGTTAAG CCAATTGAACCCCACACAGAACTGAAAGTATGGTATGCTGCCGATTATGCCAAGTTTATGGAAGCTTCCGCAGTCTTCATTAAAGAAGAATCAGATGTCTGTCCTTTGCCTCCAGTAGCA AAAGAGCCTGTAGACCCTTGGATATGCTCCAGTTGTGGAAGCACTTTTGCAACTTTTGCTCTGCTGGAATCTCACCAGTGCATCCATAAAGACCGAGTCCTTCCTACGAGGTTCAGACCACCAAATAAATTGGGACctgtaaaagcaaaaagcaaactCAAAGGGAAACTGAGAGGAGCGTCATTAGGCAAAAGCATTACTCAGTGCTTTGGGACCATTTCCTGTTCCTCTGCTGCGAAGTTTAGCTGTGCCAGCTCAGGAAGCACTTGTGATGCTCTTGTGAGGTTTATACCTAAATGGAGAAATGGTCGGTCTTCACtgctgaagggaaaagaagtgAAGCAGCCAGACAGTTACCCTTGCCGACTCTGTGGGAAGATATTTGATTCCTTTGACAAGCTCACGGTCCACACTTACACGCACAAAGGGGAGCGCCCCTACAAGTGTTCACAGCACGGATGCACAAAAGCCTTCATTTCCAAATATAAACTGCTCAG GCACTCTGCTACTCATTCTCCACAGAAATCTCACCAATGTGGCTACTGTGAAAAGACCTTTCACAGGAAAGACCATCTAAAGAATCACCTTCAGACTCATGACCCTAACAAGATGGCCTTCAAGTGTGAAGAGTGTGGCAAGAAGTACAACACCAAGCTAGGCTATAAGAGACACTTGGCTCTTCACGCTGCCACCAGTGGGGACCTTACCTGTAGGGTATGTGCCCAAGAGTTTGGCGGTACTGAGGTTCTGTTGGAACATCTCAAAAGTCATGCAGGGAAACCAGCTGGCaatatgaaggaaaagaaacataaatgtGACCACTGTGAGCGTCACTTCTATACCCGCAAAGATGTGCGGCGTCACATGGTGGTTCACACAGGCTGTAAAGACTTTCTGTGTCAGTTTTGTGCCCAAAGGTTTGGGCGGAAGGACCACTTGACACGCCATACCAGGAAGACTCATCCACAGGAACTGCTAAAGAGCAGGTTGCAGAACAGTGACTCAGTGGGTCTCCTTGACCAGCTTTTTTCATACAGACTGAAGGAAGATGCCAGCATGCTGTCCCCTCTTCCTGAAAGGGTCCCTGTGCAGAATGATATTGTGAATAGTTCAGAATCAGAGGAATACAACTGTTCACATCTTCATTCCCAACCAAGCTTACAAACTGCTCTTCCTCTTGAACCTTCTCCTCACTTGCAAAGGATGGGCTGTGCAGACAGCCTTCCAGCTGTCCATCCCACACCATGTTCAACAGCCGTCCCTACCAACCTGAACCTTCATCAGCCTAATAAATATGACCTTAGTTCTACCTCACTTGCAGCAGGATCCCTCAAGAATCTACCAATAAAAGTGGATGTTAAAGGTTACAATGTACATCTTCTCGAGGACCTGCCGTTACCAGAACCTCAGTCTCTTCACAAAATCAGTATGGAAGAAGCTTCCTCAGGGCCTGTAGGGGATACTAACAAGTACCCAGTGCACAAAGAGACAGAGGCAGCAACTGAAACTACAAGTCTGCCTTTCATGGATCTCACTCATGTGATGAGTTTCTGGCAGCTCCCACCAGGGGACAACCAGAACACTATTGGGGACTTCACAATGGCATTTGGCCCAGAGGAACCATCACACAGGCTGAATGGCCTTGGCCAACAGCAAGGTCTTCAGCTAGCAACTGGTGGGATGGCCCTAAACCAGCTGCATCATTTTCCTCGCTCCTTTCCATCCACTACAAATTCTGTAACCTTGCCTCATTTTCACCATGCCTTCAAGTAA
- the ZC2HC1B gene encoding zinc finger C2HC domain-containing protein 1B isoform X2, which produces MNPDYIQCPHCSQRFREAAAQRHMEFSEEQTVYHAAKTTGQASDKQPLTQRKTPTLTPAVLSLLERVQKGANTDKPSLEISLEILKKTAKCWGVSTGKNSSGKFGK; this is translated from the exons ATGAATCCAG ACTATATTCAGTGTCCACACTGCTCACAGAGGTTTCGtgaggctgcagcacagaggcacaTGGAGTTTTCTGAAGAACAAACTGTCTACCATGCTGCAAAGACCACTGGACAGGCTTCG GACAAGCAGCCATTGACTCAGAGGAAAACTCCAACATTAACACCTGCTGTGTTATCGCTTCTGGAGAGAGTACAaaaaggtgccaacacagaCAAACCTAGCCTAG AGATCTCTTTagaaatactgaagaaaactgcaaaatgtTGGGGTGTATCTACTGGGAAAAATTCTTCAGGAAAGTTTGg GAAATAG